A window of the Brumimicrobium sp. genome harbors these coding sequences:
- the asnB gene encoding asparagine synthase (glutamine-hydrolyzing): MCGIIGSINIEKYKIVTGLNKLHHRGPDAQNIYTCEQVVLGHVRLSIRDLNEGANQPFRINNEIIVFNGEIYNYQLLKTRLEKKGIKFKTSSDTEVLLQWLINQGIEGISDVEGMFAFAWYSEDTNRLILCRDQLGIKPLYTYHSKTDLLFCSEIKAMFEVKPDIKEIDESQITEFLLNGFLYEPDTGFKNIFKVKPGSYEIYDSHSNLIERVEYWNINSVKSLPSDINKLEELIDQTIAEHLVADVPVGLFFSGGIDSSIILTKINRTIKPITIKSSDIQYKNSGMSNDYSYAKQIADLVNIQLDEVRLDLVTLSNDDFLSLINEVATGNEEMMSDFTFQSSKTLSLYAQSKGYKVMLSGMGADELFAGYPRYKLVRYESFFRLSKPFVFLLQKNKWFSKKIERFNSFFKERDFGLKYTSLIGVFSKNEVQNLTDKLKSQDGIFRYEQKIQKKLCEVKNQTNLKKAMYLDLTGFLSHNFLVADKSSMLASLELRVPLATKKLFEFAWNLKDQQLLSIRRNKKPLRNILLKKISRSIVDRKKAGFNAPLDDFINRLDSDKILDILLKNGLFKFINQSAVESVIFEHFSHKRNNTYKIYQLLYLSYWLKNFSN, encoded by the coding sequence ATGTGTGGTATTATTGGTTCAATAAATATTGAAAAATATAAAATTGTAACGGGATTGAATAAACTTCATCACCGAGGGCCTGATGCACAGAATATATATACTTGTGAACAAGTTGTCCTAGGTCATGTGAGACTTAGTATTCGCGATTTAAATGAAGGAGCTAATCAACCATTTAGAATTAATAATGAAATAATTGTTTTCAATGGCGAAATCTACAATTATCAGTTACTAAAAACTCGTTTAGAAAAAAAAGGAATCAAATTTAAAACAAGCAGTGATACTGAAGTTCTTTTACAGTGGCTAATCAATCAAGGTATTGAAGGAATCTCAGATGTTGAAGGTATGTTTGCCTTTGCTTGGTATTCAGAAGATACCAATAGACTAATATTATGTCGAGACCAACTAGGGATAAAACCGCTATATACTTATCATTCGAAAACAGATCTGCTTTTTTGTTCCGAAATAAAAGCAATGTTTGAAGTAAAACCAGATATAAAAGAAATTGATGAAAGTCAAATAACAGAGTTTTTATTAAATGGCTTTTTATATGAGCCGGATACTGGGTTTAAAAATATTTTTAAAGTAAAACCCGGAAGTTACGAAATCTATGATTCTCATTCTAATCTGATTGAACGCGTAGAATATTGGAATATTAATTCAGTAAAATCTCTTCCAAGTGATATAAATAAATTAGAAGAACTAATTGACCAAACTATAGCAGAGCATTTAGTAGCAGATGTACCTGTTGGATTATTTTTTAGTGGCGGAATTGATTCATCCATAATTTTAACTAAAATAAATAGAACGATTAAGCCAATTACAATTAAATCTTCAGATATTCAATATAAAAACTCCGGGATGTCAAATGATTATTCCTATGCTAAACAGATTGCCGACCTAGTGAATATACAATTGGATGAAGTGAGATTAGATTTGGTTACGTTATCCAATGATGACTTTTTATCATTAATTAATGAAGTTGCCACTGGTAATGAGGAAATGATGTCCGACTTTACTTTTCAAAGTTCAAAAACACTTTCATTATATGCCCAATCTAAAGGGTACAAAGTTATGCTAAGTGGAATGGGAGCCGATGAATTGTTTGCAGGATATCCTCGCTATAAACTTGTAAGATATGAATCCTTTTTTAGACTAAGCAAACCTTTTGTTTTCCTTTTACAAAAGAATAAATGGTTTTCAAAGAAAATAGAACGATTTAACTCCTTTTTTAAAGAAAGAGACTTTGGTCTAAAATATACTTCACTTATTGGGGTATTTAGTAAAAATGAAGTTCAAAATCTGACAGATAAATTAAAATCCCAAGATGGAATATTTCGTTACGAACAGAAAATACAAAAAAAGTTATGTGAAGTTAAGAATCAAACGAATCTAAAAAAAGCTATGTATTTAGATCTCACAGGTTTTTTATCTCATAATTTTTTAGTAGCAGACAAATCGAGTATGCTCGCTAGCCTTGAATTAAGAGTTCCCTTGGCAACAAAAAAATTATTTGAATTTGCATGGAACTTGAAAGATCAACAATTATTAAGTATAAGGCGAAATAAAAAACCATTACGCAATATTCTCTTAAAAAAAATATCGAGATCAATAGTTGATCGTAAAAAAGCAGGTTTTAACGCGCCTCTTGATGATTTTATAAATCGGTTAGATTCAGATAAAATCCTAGATATTCTTTTAAAAAACGGTCTTTTCAAATTTATAAATCAAAGTGCTGTTGAAAGTGTCATATTCGAACATTTCTCTCATAAAAGAAATAATACCTACAAAATTTATCAACTTTTATATTTGTCTTATTGGTTAAAGAACTTTTCAAATTAA
- a CDS encoding glycosyltransferase family 4 protein: MPLNKRNLILIGPLPYFNRKKSIGGATILFQEMVTFLQNDEKIISTVIPSNRYQSRILSFFYLILISFLKIKRKDIVILNVNSFGVKVLWPTFFVMAKILKLKLVLRVFGSHFDSDIESKIFKPILKLIIPKVDILLLETQFLVDKFQKINPNTIWFPNTRKSRSIEELEDLKRGKDFKKRFIFLGHIKTDKGIIELLDTFAKLPDEYKLSIYGEIIDERLSFLINNENYKGKLKPQEVIPILSLYDVLILPTYYDGEGYPGVIIEAYREGLPVISTNWKSIPEIVENGKTGILISPKNSDELLNAILLFNDDNYSEFSQNALFAFNNFDSSIVHGKLFKEIIPETLKIG; encoded by the coding sequence ATGCCTTTAAATAAAAGAAATCTAATCCTGATAGGTCCCTTGCCTTATTTTAACCGAAAAAAATCAATAGGTGGTGCTACGATTTTATTTCAGGAAATGGTAACATTTCTGCAAAATGATGAAAAGATAATTTCTACAGTAATTCCGTCAAATAGATATCAAAGCCGCATTCTTTCTTTTTTTTATTTGATATTAATTTCATTCCTTAAAATCAAAAGAAAAGATATTGTTATATTAAATGTTAATTCTTTTGGAGTCAAAGTTTTATGGCCTACCTTTTTTGTAATGGCAAAAATTTTAAAATTAAAGCTAGTATTACGTGTTTTTGGTTCTCATTTTGATAGCGATATTGAATCTAAAATTTTCAAACCAATATTAAAACTAATTATCCCGAAAGTTGATATATTACTTTTAGAAACTCAATTTTTAGTAGATAAGTTTCAAAAAATAAACCCTAATACTATATGGTTTCCAAATACTAGAAAATCTAGATCCATAGAAGAATTAGAAGATTTGAAAAGAGGAAAAGATTTTAAAAAGAGATTCATCTTTTTAGGGCATATAAAAACAGATAAAGGTATTATCGAACTCCTAGATACGTTCGCTAAATTGCCAGATGAATATAAATTATCAATTTATGGTGAAATAATAGATGAAAGACTAAGTTTCTTAATAAATAATGAAAATTATAAAGGTAAACTCAAACCTCAAGAGGTAATACCTATATTAAGCCTATACGATGTCCTCATATTACCAACCTATTATGATGGAGAAGGATATCCAGGTGTAATTATTGAGGCTTATAGGGAAGGTTTGCCTGTAATTTCGACAAATTGGAAATCTATTCCTGAAATAGTTGAAAATGGCAAGACAGGAATTTTAATTTCTCCAAAAAATTCAGATGAATTACTGAATGCCATTCTTTTATTTAATGATGACAACTATTCTGAATTTTCTCAAAATGCATTGTTTGCATTTAATAATTTTGATTCATCTATTGTTCATGGAAAACTATTCAAAGAAATAATTCCTGAAACACTAAAAATTGGTTAG
- a CDS encoding serine O-acetyltransferase has protein sequence MKNPIKLYRLSYKLRSIPFIPKMITYFIRFFFSCYLPHTVEIGNNFILGYGGLGVVIHGATKIGNDVHIDQNVTIGGTSKKTEVPTIGNHVYIGAGAKILGPIKIGNNVVIGANAVVVKDIPDNCLVVGVPAKVIKTGILKSEYV, from the coding sequence ATGAAAAATCCCATTAAATTATATCGTCTTTCATATAAACTGAGGAGTATTCCATTCATACCTAAGATGATAACTTATTTTATTCGTTTTTTTTTCAGCTGTTACCTGCCACATACGGTCGAAATTGGAAATAATTTTATTTTAGGTTATGGTGGTCTGGGTGTTGTTATTCATGGTGCTACCAAAATTGGGAATGACGTACATATAGACCAGAATGTCACCATAGGTGGAACATCCAAGAAAACAGAAGTTCCAACTATAGGCAATCATGTTTATATTGGTGCCGGCGCCAAAATTTTAGGACCAATTAAAATTGGTAATAATGTAGTTATTGGGGCAAATGCAGTTGTGGTTAAGGATATTCCTGATAATTGTTTAGTAGTTGGTGTTCCCGCAAAGGTGATTAAAACGGGGATTTTGAAATCTGAATATGTTTAA
- a CDS encoding glycosyltransferase — MKLLLFIDSLGSGGAQRQLVELGKGFKEKGHEVIFLVYHDEPFFKPDLDAVNIPIKIVSEPNYLKRIFKIRKVIRKEKPDAVLSFLEPANFMATLAGLPFRKWKLVVGERSANPMIYKSPKKIIFRWFHCFADYVVANSKTNLDMVYKINPFLSKKKGKVIYNSIDFSIWKLNQGQKVISDKLNLIIIGRYHPLKNFDNLVKAIISLSESYKNRLIINWYGEKVLPDYFETIVDQITKHGLERIIKLNESTLNIKQKYYECDLVGLFSTFEGFPNVICEAMAIGKPVICTKVSDIPMFIKEDVNGFLCEANDSASIARAIIKAINSTENERNKMGIINHDTAFKNFNKEIVINDYLRLLK, encoded by the coding sequence ATGAAACTTCTCCTCTTCATAGACTCCCTCGGTTCTGGTGGTGCCCAACGCCAACTCGTCGAGCTCGGCAAAGGCTTTAAAGAAAAAGGACATGAAGTTATATTTCTGGTTTATCATGATGAACCCTTTTTTAAACCTGACTTAGATGCGGTAAATATTCCTATTAAAATAGTTTCCGAACCAAATTATCTCAAGCGAATCTTTAAAATAAGAAAAGTGATTCGAAAAGAAAAACCCGATGCTGTTTTGTCCTTTTTAGAGCCGGCTAATTTTATGGCGACATTGGCCGGATTACCGTTTCGAAAATGGAAATTGGTAGTTGGTGAAAGAAGCGCTAACCCCATGATATACAAGAGTCCAAAAAAAATCATATTTAGATGGTTTCATTGTTTTGCAGATTATGTAGTAGCAAACTCAAAAACTAACCTTGATATGGTTTATAAAATCAATCCTTTTCTAAGTAAGAAAAAGGGTAAGGTAATTTATAATAGTATTGACTTTTCGATATGGAAATTAAACCAAGGTCAGAAGGTAATTAGTGATAAATTGAATTTGATAATTATTGGAAGGTATCACCCTTTGAAGAATTTTGACAATTTAGTTAAGGCAATTATATCACTTTCTGAAAGTTATAAAAATAGATTGATAATTAATTGGTATGGCGAAAAAGTTTTACCTGATTATTTTGAAACTATAGTAGATCAAATTACTAAGCATGGTTTGGAGAGAATTATTAAATTGAATGAGAGCACACTTAATATTAAACAGAAGTATTACGAATGTGATTTAGTAGGACTTTTCAGTACGTTCGAAGGCTTTCCAAATGTTATATGTGAAGCTATGGCAATTGGAAAGCCAGTTATTTGTACTAAAGTTTCAGACATACCTATGTTTATCAAAGAAGATGTGAACGGGTTTTTATGCGAAGCTAATGATTCAGCATCTATTGCCAGAGCAATAATTAAAGCGATTAATTCTACAGAGAATGAACGGAATAAAATGGGTATTATAAATCACGATACCGCATTTAAGAATTTTAATAAAGAAATTGTAATAAATGATTATTTAAGATTGCTGAAATGA
- a CDS encoding flippase — protein MASFFKDFLSIGFSKILIISFGLGSSIIIARYIGPSGNGTIAALTVYPSLFLSFGSLGISQATTFYTGKKIFSEEQIKTAITQIWMITVIISLVTCYLLMRYFSNSGDNLLLVSLALLPIPFTLFNKYNSGLFLGRNDIKTYNRINWIPTLIVLLGAVIFVILLHWDIAGAMLATILGGLFMSIVLLFKNKFLKSFSLKFEWRVIQSMLSLGMIYALSLLVIGLNYRVDVIMIDKLSTAFELGIYSKGAGFAEYLWEIPMLFSSIVFARSAVSKKQKEFSYKVIRLLRVSFIGVGLGALVLLFLSEYIIPLMYGKEFYGSVSVLNYLLPGILALTIFKVINMDLAGRGKPWIAMWAMLPALGVNIILNYFFIPKYGANGAAYSSTISYGVAGVLFLYFYSKETKIPIKEILKFRREDFAPIKGIIKKIIKR, from the coding sequence ATGGCATCATTTTTTAAAGATTTTTTATCGATTGGTTTTTCAAAAATATTAATCATAAGCTTTGGTTTAGGTAGTTCTATCATTATTGCACGATATATAGGACCATCAGGAAATGGAACAATAGCTGCACTAACGGTCTATCCTTCATTATTTCTATCCTTTGGATCTCTTGGAATAAGCCAAGCAACTACTTTTTATACTGGAAAGAAAATATTTTCTGAAGAACAAATTAAAACTGCGATAACGCAAATTTGGATGATAACAGTTATTATTTCTTTAGTAACTTGTTACTTATTGATGAGATACTTTAGTAACTCTGGAGATAATTTACTATTAGTTAGTTTGGCTTTATTGCCTATTCCATTTACTTTGTTTAATAAGTATAATTCAGGTTTGTTTTTAGGTAGAAATGATATTAAAACGTATAATAGGATTAACTGGATTCCAACTCTTATTGTATTATTGGGTGCTGTTATATTTGTCATTTTGCTTCATTGGGATATCGCTGGAGCAATGTTAGCCACTATTTTAGGTGGATTATTTATGTCTATTGTTTTACTTTTTAAAAATAAATTTCTAAAATCTTTTAGCTTAAAATTTGAATGGAGAGTGATTCAGTCCATGCTTTCTTTAGGTATGATATATGCCCTATCATTGTTGGTTATAGGGTTGAATTATAGAGTTGATGTGATTATGATTGACAAGCTCAGCACTGCATTCGAATTAGGAATTTATTCGAAAGGAGCAGGTTTTGCAGAATATTTATGGGAAATTCCAATGTTATTTAGTTCAATAGTTTTTGCGCGGTCGGCTGTTTCAAAAAAGCAAAAAGAATTTTCATATAAAGTAATCCGATTATTAAGAGTTTCATTTATCGGTGTGGGACTGGGAGCTTTGGTGCTCCTTTTTCTTTCTGAATATATTATTCCATTGATGTACGGGAAGGAATTTTATGGAAGTGTCTCTGTCTTAAATTATTTATTACCTGGAATATTGGCCCTAACTATTTTTAAAGTAATAAATATGGATTTAGCCGGACGAGGAAAACCTTGGATAGCTATGTGGGCAATGCTGCCAGCATTGGGTGTAAATATTATTTTAAATTATTTTTTCATCCCAAAATATGGAGCAAACGGTGCTGCTTATTCGTCAACAATTAGTTACGGTGTAGCAGGAGTCCTTTTCTTATATTTTTACAGTAAGGAGACTAAAATACCAATTAAAGAAATTTTAAAATTTAGAAGAGAGGATTTTGCCCCTATAAAAGGAATTATCAAGAAAATCATCAAACGATAA
- a CDS encoding glycosyltransferase family 4 protein — translation MKIIFFISVMGHGRGGHFHSLNHISNSLAKSNVIEIYTIGPGKSDVIRDNANFRKHLPFHGTNIIKLRKELIQIKKGEEFDIIHCFDLGSYLLIRLFFSLKKYNVFVNKCGGPNPASYPYIPNLVLFSLENLNWFQNQYKFRNSNINLIPNRVVAVSPYKGEEQKLERNNDLFTFVRICRVGKAYLKSIIDSINLISVLLNKNISNIRLLIIGTIEDYEIFDKFQENRFVKEGKIIFVFDEYSTKEASKMLYLADAVIGTGRGLMEAASLSIPILAINSQGELPVLLDKDNFKVAFETNFSERNVFEEKEVQKSLDLIIRIISDEIRYREQAFQAQNFFEHYFDIERVSNKYIEAYKKAILKKHNIFKDSIFILRTLYHFYLNGRK, via the coding sequence ATGAAAATTATTTTTTTTATTTCGGTTATGGGACACGGAAGAGGTGGACATTTTCACTCACTAAATCATATTTCTAATTCCTTAGCCAAATCGAATGTGATTGAGATATATACGATAGGTCCGGGAAAAAGTGATGTCATTCGAGATAATGCTAACTTTCGGAAACATCTACCTTTTCATGGAACGAATATCATTAAACTTCGTAAAGAATTAATCCAAATAAAGAAAGGGGAAGAATTTGATATTATACATTGTTTTGATTTAGGTTCATACCTTTTGATTAGACTTTTTTTTTCACTTAAGAAATATAATGTCTTTGTAAATAAATGTGGGGGGCCGAATCCTGCGAGCTATCCATATATCCCAAATCTTGTTTTGTTTAGTCTTGAAAATCTAAACTGGTTTCAAAATCAATATAAATTTAGAAATTCAAATATAAACTTAATTCCCAACAGAGTTGTTGCAGTTTCACCTTATAAAGGGGAAGAACAAAAACTCGAAAGAAATAACGATCTATTCACATTTGTTCGAATATGTAGAGTTGGGAAAGCCTATTTAAAGAGTATCATTGATTCGATAAATCTTATTTCAGTTTTACTAAACAAAAATATTTCTAATATAAGACTTTTAATAATAGGTACAATAGAGGATTATGAGATATTTGATAAATTTCAAGAAAATAGATTCGTTAAAGAGGGTAAGATAATTTTTGTATTCGATGAATATTCGACGAAAGAAGCATCAAAAATGTTATATTTAGCTGATGCTGTAATCGGAACTGGGAGGGGATTAATGGAAGCAGCGTCACTTTCTATACCTATACTCGCTATTAATAGCCAAGGGGAATTACCGGTTTTATTGGATAAGGATAATTTTAAAGTAGCTTTTGAAACAAATTTCTCTGAAAGGAATGTCTTTGAGGAAAAGGAGGTGCAAAAAAGTTTGGATTTAATAATAAGAATTATCTCTGATGAAATTAGGTATCGTGAACAAGCTTTTCAAGCACAGAATTTTTTTGAACATTATTTTGATATTGAGAGGGTGTCAAATAAGTATATTGAAGCATATAAAAAGGCTATTCTTAAAAAGCATAATATTTTTAAAGATTCAATATTTATTTTAAGAACCTTATATCACTTTTATTTAAATGGTAGAAAATGA
- a CDS encoding CapA family protein, whose translation MRILITGDLVIDRVYNTKERIDSSLIDLFQSSDYNIVNLEAPVTNSMSKITKTGPNLKAERESTLDVLKTLEINAVTLANNHILDYDEKGVKNTLEFCKENNIQTVGAGKNLLEASKTLYIESDEGRIAIVNFAENEWASATSIYAGANPMDVIENIKQIREAKKNAKNVIVIIHGGHEYYNLPSPRIQKQYRFYAEEGADLIVGHHTHCISGFETWKDVPIYYSLGNFLFTHNSQIDDWYNGLILQVEIISGELGAKFIAIQQEKETFSLSLSKNIVEVEKRIEVFNKTIIDNSLLQGAWQRFIKQKEKQYLNYWSILSFISNKYFRKMFSLLGFAKPNKKASALYLNLTRCEAHRDLSKEVLRKYLEK comes from the coding sequence ATGAGAATTTTAATAACAGGTGATTTAGTTATTGATCGAGTATACAATACAAAAGAAAGGATAGATTCTTCTCTAATAGATTTATTTCAGTCTTCAGACTATAATATCGTAAATCTAGAGGCTCCTGTAACAAATTCAATGTCCAAAATCACAAAAACAGGCCCTAATCTAAAGGCGGAAAGAGAAAGCACTTTAGATGTTTTAAAAACATTAGAGATAAATGCAGTTACTTTAGCTAATAATCACATTTTAGATTATGATGAAAAAGGTGTAAAAAATACTTTAGAATTCTGTAAAGAAAATAATATTCAAACGGTTGGTGCAGGTAAAAACTTACTAGAGGCATCCAAAACTTTATATATTGAATCAGATGAGGGGAGAATAGCCATTGTGAATTTTGCTGAAAATGAATGGGCAAGTGCTACGTCTATTTATGCTGGAGCAAATCCAATGGATGTTATCGAAAATATAAAACAAATTAGAGAAGCAAAAAAGAATGCAAAGAATGTGATTGTTATTATACATGGCGGACATGAATATTATAACTTACCAAGTCCAAGAATACAAAAACAATATCGTTTTTATGCAGAAGAAGGTGCTGATTTAATTGTGGGACATCATACACATTGTATTAGTGGATTTGAAACATGGAAAGATGTTCCTATTTATTATAGTTTAGGTAATTTTTTATTTACGCACAACAGTCAAATCGATGATTGGTATAATGGTTTAATATTACAAGTAGAAATAATATCAGGAGAATTGGGTGCTAAATTTATAGCCATCCAACAAGAAAAAGAAACGTTTTCTCTTTCGTTAAGTAAAAATATTGTGGAAGTTGAAAAACGCATTGAGGTATTTAATAAAACAATAATTGACAATAGCCTTTTGCAAGGCGCTTGGCAGAGATTTATAAAACAAAAGGAAAAGCAATATCTAAACTATTGGTCAATATTAAGTTTTATAAGCAATAAATATTTTAGAAAAATGTTTTCTCTTTTGGGATTTGCTAAGCCCAATAAGAAAGCAAGCGCTTTATATCTTAATCTGACAAGATGTGAAGCGCATAGAGATTTGTCTAAGGAGGTATTGAGAAAATATTTAGAAAAATGA
- the murB gene encoding UDP-N-acetylmuramate dehydrogenase — MKQYKDFDLTNFNAYRIQAIGKEVFFPDNKQEIINLYQERKDYLLFGSGHNLILSKEYYEKPIIIFNGNYSEIRLLENDVIEVEAGAFTKQVCEFALDKELSGLEMFYDIPSSIGGAVIMNAGSSGEEIKDILIKVKYLDLLDMQVKEMLNKDICFEYRNSFFQKNTDKIILRCWLQLTKGLRNDIVEKMETIKEKRWAKQPRNYPNCGSVFKRPKGHYVGALMDELNLKGYTVGGAKISEKHGGFIINFNNASGKDILDIIVEVKRQVKEKFNIDLEVEQRVI; from the coding sequence ATGAAACAGTATAAAGATTTTGATTTGACCAACTTCAATGCCTATAGAATACAGGCTATTGGGAAAGAGGTGTTTTTCCCGGACAACAAACAAGAGATTATAAATCTTTATCAGGAAAGAAAAGATTATTTACTTTTTGGGAGTGGGCATAATCTAATTTTATCAAAAGAGTATTATGAAAAGCCTATTATTATTTTTAACGGGAATTATAGTGAAATAAGATTATTAGAAAACGATGTAATCGAAGTTGAAGCTGGAGCTTTTACAAAACAAGTCTGTGAATTTGCTTTGGATAAAGAATTGTCAGGTTTAGAAATGTTTTATGATATACCAAGCTCCATAGGGGGAGCGGTGATTATGAATGCAGGTTCGAGTGGAGAAGAAATTAAGGATATTTTAATTAAGGTTAAATATTTAGACCTATTGGATATGCAGGTCAAAGAAATGCTTAATAAAGATATTTGTTTTGAATATCGGAATAGTTTCTTTCAGAAAAATACTGACAAGATTATTCTGAGATGTTGGCTTCAATTAACCAAGGGGTTGCGCAATGATATTGTAGAAAAGATGGAAACGATTAAGGAAAAACGCTGGGCAAAGCAACCACGGAACTATCCTAATTGCGGAAGTGTTTTTAAACGACCAAAAGGACATTATGTAGGTGCTCTGATGGATGAGTTAAACTTAAAAGGATATACAGTAGGTGGAGCGAAAATATCAGAAAAACATGGGGGATTTATTATAAATTTTAACAATGCTTCTGGTAAAGATATACTAGATATTATTGTTGAAGTAAAAAGACAGGTAAAAGAAAAATTCAATATTGACTTAGAAGTAGAACAAAGAGTGATATGA
- a CDS encoding O-antigen ligase family protein yields MQINKNIFARNTLFILIVAYFLQGSVYESGSIISQVSLLVILFISLYYFIRLLFSNEKKNNIFILWSSLVFLNLIGFLFTGDIMNKVHFSMLKVVMMALLSFYPFYYFSSRNLISERYILIFGLVMLPVIVLEFYFNHDLVLERFGKENVVNNVGYSFVSIIPFLFFHKKSKIIPLLILLICLYFIVESTKRGAILIGIISALLYLYYLIRSQRKNNFFSYILILIGIISIYYFLSNLIENDSFLLQRIEQTKEGDSSQRNIIYYNIWNGWLNSDNFLHLLLGFGFAGSTILSGMGLAHNDWLELLSNFGLLGVSIYLFLFIYLFKFIILYKGSFMLKMLGYTLIITWIIKTLFSMGIYTESFIFQSMLIAYLIGRK; encoded by the coding sequence ATGCAAATAAATAAAAACATATTTGCTCGTAATACACTGTTTATTCTAATTGTTGCATATTTTTTGCAAGGATCTGTGTATGAAAGCGGGTCAATAATATCTCAAGTTTCTTTATTAGTAATTCTATTCATTTCCCTCTATTATTTTATACGGTTACTCTTTTCTAATGAAAAAAAGAATAATATTTTTATTCTCTGGTCTTCTCTTGTTTTTTTAAACCTGATTGGTTTTTTATTCACAGGAGATATTATGAACAAAGTCCACTTTTCCATGTTAAAAGTCGTTATGATGGCACTTCTTTCATTTTATCCATTTTATTACTTTTCAAGTAGGAATTTGATTAGTGAACGATATATTTTAATTTTTGGGCTCGTTATGTTACCTGTTATTGTTCTAGAGTTTTATTTTAACCATGATTTAGTTTTAGAACGTTTTGGAAAAGAGAATGTCGTAAATAATGTTGGATATAGTTTTGTTTCCATCATTCCATTTCTTTTCTTTCATAAAAAATCTAAGATAATCCCACTTTTAATTCTATTAATTTGTTTGTATTTTATTGTAGAGAGCACAAAGAGAGGTGCTATTCTTATAGGTATAATTTCAGCATTGCTTTATCTCTATTATTTGATAAGGAGCCAGAGAAAAAATAATTTCTTTAGTTATATTCTCATTCTTATTGGTATTATTAGCATATATTATTTCCTTTCTAATTTAATAGAAAATGATAGTTTTTTACTTCAAAGAATTGAACAAACTAAAGAAGGGGATTCTAGCCAAAGAAATATCATTTATTACAATATTTGGAATGGCTGGCTGAATAGTGACAATTTTCTACATCTATTATTAGGATTTGGGTTTGCTGGTTCAACAATTCTTAGTGGAATGGGGCTGGCACATAATGATTGGCTTGAATTGTTATCTAACTTTGGATTATTGGGGGTATCTATCTATCTATTCTTATTTATTTATTTATTTAAATTTATAATACTCTATAAAGGTTCTTTTATGCTTAAGATGTTGGGATACACTTTGATAATCACTTGGATTATAAAAACATTATTTTCTATGGGAATATATACTGAATCTTTTATTTTTCAATCCATGCTAATAGCTTACCTTATTGGACGTAAATAA